A window of the Bacteroidota bacterium genome harbors these coding sequences:
- a CDS encoding creatininase family protein: MHISSLNWKQVESYLEKDDRCVLPIGSTEQHAYLSLSTDSILAERISIEAAEPLEIPVFPVVHYGITPLFMDYPGTVSLQPSTLNLLMKDIIDSIAHHGFRHILLVNGHGGNIPLMDFIAKQYSSSAISIKFHNWWKAEKTWKKVMEIDPVASHASWMENFPWTRLAGVSMPGAQKKMCDLDYLKKLNAKEAREYLGDGNYGGCYQRKDEELFQLWQTAVLETRALLETGW; the protein is encoded by the coding sequence ATGCACATCTCGTCGCTCAACTGGAAACAGGTAGAAAGCTATCTTGAAAAAGATGACCGCTGCGTTCTGCCTATCGGATCCACCGAACAGCATGCTTACCTGAGTTTATCTACCGACAGCATTCTCGCTGAGCGCATTTCAATCGAAGCAGCAGAACCGCTGGAAATTCCTGTTTTTCCCGTGGTGCATTATGGCATCACTCCTTTGTTCATGGATTATCCCGGAACGGTTTCACTCCAACCCTCTACGCTCAACCTGTTGATGAAAGATATTATTGATTCGATCGCGCATCACGGATTCCGTCATATTCTCCTTGTGAACGGACACGGGGGAAATATTCCGCTGATGGATTTTATTGCGAAGCAATATTCTTCTTCCGCTATCTCCATAAAATTTCACAACTGGTGGAAGGCGGAAAAAACGTGGAAGAAAGTGATGGAGATTGACCCGGTTGCATCGCACGCATCGTGGATGGAAAATTTTCCCTGGACGCGCCTCGCGGGAGTGAGCATGCCCGGCGCGCAGAAAAAAATGTGCGACCTGGACTATTTGAAAAAACTCAATGCAAAAGAAGCGCGCGAATATCTCGGCGACGGGAATTACGGCGGCTGTTACCAGCGGAAGGATGAAGAACTATTTCAACTGTGGCAAACGGCTGTGCTGGAAACGCGTGCGCTGCTGGAAACGGGCTGGTGA